A single genomic interval of Zobellia nedashkovskayae harbors:
- a CDS encoding HpaII family restriction endonuclease, which yields MKGNKGEWSELYTFFRLLSDGKLFSADEYLNKTDSFVEILNINRKDAGDNLIFKVEKNASINLIDGNTNKIILSFPQSKAEEIADELVSDISGKTGVSSKLIDKIQKLNLTQVADKSLGKGDINILIYDPVHGIRSQQEFSIKSFLGSDPTLFNANKTTNITYRITDSSNNPISAADLIDVNSIKTGHKYIKRIARLNDLGYNVNFASYDDNTFKLNLQVIDSDLPEIIAHVVKDKYVSKITKITEVIDKLKIDNPMNYDLTEGHRFYEYRLVNFLVEAALGMTSKAVWSGKYDVVGGIIIVKPDAQVLCYHLIDFNKFKQYLKNSSRLDNPSGSKMGYGSVYMEGGESFVKLNFQIKA from the coding sequence ATGAAAGGAAATAAGGGAGAATGGAGTGAATTGTACACATTTTTTCGGCTACTTTCTGATGGAAAATTATTTTCGGCTGATGAATATTTAAATAAAACAGATTCTTTCGTAGAAATACTAAATATTAATAGAAAGGATGCTGGGGATAATTTAATTTTTAAAGTTGAAAAAAATGCTTCCATAAATTTAATTGATGGAAATACTAATAAAATCATTTTATCTTTTCCGCAATCTAAAGCAGAAGAAATTGCTGATGAATTAGTTTCTGATATTTCTGGAAAAACAGGTGTTTCTTCAAAATTAATAGACAAAATTCAAAAATTAAATCTTACCCAAGTAGCAGACAAATCCTTAGGTAAGGGAGATATAAACATATTAATTTATGACCCTGTTCACGGGATTAGATCTCAACAAGAATTTAGTATAAAATCATTTTTAGGGAGTGATCCTACTTTGTTTAATGCTAATAAAACTACAAATATCACTTATAGGATTACGGATTCTTCTAATAATCCTATTTCTGCAGCCGATTTAATTGATGTCAATAGTATAAAAACTGGACACAAGTATATAAAAAGAATTGCAAGACTTAATGACTTAGGTTATAACGTTAATTTCGCATCTTATGATGATAATACATTTAAGCTTAATTTACAGGTAATAGATAGTGATTTGCCAGAGATTATTGCGCATGTTGTGAAGGATAAGTATGTAAGTAAAATAACAAAAATTACAGAGGTTATTGATAAATTAAAAATTGATAACCCAATGAACTATGATTTAACTGAGGGTCATAGATTTTATGAATATAGATTAGTTAATTTTTTGGTTGAAGCAGCTCTAGGTATGACTTCCAAAGCTGTTTGGTCTGGTAAATATGATGTTGTCGGAGGGATAATAATTGTTAAGCCAGATGCACAAGTACTTTGTTATCATCTTATTGATTTTAACAAGTTTAAACAATACTTAAAAAATTCTTCAAGATTAGATAATCCATCAGGTTCTAAAATGGGTTATGGTTCAGTATATATGGAAGGTGGAGAGTCTTTCGTAAAACTGAATTTTCAAATTAAAGCGTAA
- a CDS encoding patatin-like phospholipase family protein: MYKILSLDGGGSWAIIQLLTLRDRYGNMNGHEVLRKFDLVIANSGGSIVLAALAENYSIDKAITLFKDKENRERIFHKNAFWDRFFPVDYLRFFGIGFGPKYSATKKMEAFEYLFPEVDKVQMSELPKIIGKESLKIVVCTYDALNNRAKFFKSYALTPSRYDSVRLTQAINGSSNAPVQYFDFPARFKAQESGVFFELWDGALGGFNNPILAGIIEAYKLKVDLKDIQIVSLGTSNPLMSSDNKETFWNWKLDTQQHRRKKWAFHKFKPQLSFFMETVFNQAKTILYQPPDTANYMAMMFFKATTGKDLNESIIRLSPLIHFDDKLSTEAVPLIKELYELDMDLTKNAQVDLLLQCFDAWKAGKIYNQPVEFEVERNNDLLFISGDRWYQDGMDRWCEWELEE, translated from the coding sequence ATGTATAAAATCTTATCCTTAGATGGCGGCGGCAGTTGGGCCATTATACAACTACTCACTTTACGGGACCGCTACGGGAATATGAACGGTCATGAGGTACTCCGTAAGTTTGACCTGGTCATTGCCAATTCCGGCGGAAGTATTGTTTTGGCTGCTTTGGCCGAAAATTATTCTATAGATAAGGCCATTACCTTGTTTAAGGATAAAGAAAACCGAGAACGTATTTTTCATAAGAATGCCTTTTGGGACCGCTTTTTTCCGGTGGATTATTTGCGGTTTTTCGGTATTGGATTTGGACCAAAATATAGCGCTACCAAGAAAATGGAAGCTTTTGAATATCTGTTTCCCGAAGTAGATAAGGTGCAGATGTCAGAACTGCCAAAAATCATTGGTAAAGAATCCCTAAAAATTGTGGTCTGTACTTATGATGCGCTCAACAACCGCGCTAAGTTTTTTAAATCCTACGCCTTAACGCCTTCGCGTTATGATTCCGTGCGGCTTACACAGGCCATTAACGGTTCTTCCAATGCGCCGGTGCAGTATTTTGATTTTCCTGCACGGTTCAAAGCGCAGGAAAGTGGCGTGTTTTTTGAACTTTGGGATGGCGCTCTTGGCGGATTTAATAATCCTATTCTAGCGGGTATTATTGAGGCCTATAAACTGAAAGTGGACCTAAAGGACATACAGATTGTTTCCCTTGGTACCAGTAACCCGCTAATGTCTTCGGATAATAAAGAGACGTTTTGGAACTGGAAGCTAGACACCCAGCAACACCGAAGAAAGAAATGGGCTTTTCATAAATTTAAACCACAGCTCAGTTTCTTTATGGAAACCGTTTTTAACCAAGCCAAGACCATTTTATACCAACCGCCAGATACCGCCAATTATATGGCCATGATGTTTTTTAAAGCCACCACAGGCAAAGATTTGAACGAAAGCATTATACGATTATCGCCACTTATTCATTTTGATGATAAGCTGTCTACGGAAGCCGTACCGCTCATAAAAGAACTGTATGAGTTGGATATGGATTTGACCAAAAACGCCCAAGTGGACTTGCTATTACAATGTTTTGATGCCTGGAAAGCCGGAAAAATTTATAACCAACCCGTAGAATTTGAGGTAGAACGAAACAATGATTTGTTGTTTATCTCCGGAGATAGATGGTATCAGGATGGGATGGATAGGTGGTGTGAGTGGGAGCTGGAGGAGTAA
- a CDS encoding glucosamine-6-phosphate deaminase, with product MNTSFKIKELNIDVYPKPEEMGKAAADFVENKINEAIESKGVARIILATGASQFTFLKALTIANIDWSKVIVFHLDEYFGISDSHPASFRKYLKDRILEIVNPSESYFLNGDADDIEHEINAYTARLEAHDIDVACIGIGENGHIAFNDPPVADFNDTKLVKLVELDEQCRNQQFGEGWFPTIEAVPKMALTLTIPAIMRSKTISCVVPDERKSEAVYNALYADISTECPASILRTHRDVKLFLDAQSASRLKKK from the coding sequence ATGAATACATCTTTTAAAATTAAGGAACTGAACATAGACGTATACCCAAAACCTGAGGAAATGGGGAAAGCGGCAGCTGATTTTGTTGAAAACAAAATAAATGAAGCAATCGAGTCAAAAGGCGTTGCCAGGATAATTCTGGCAACGGGTGCTTCTCAATTCACTTTTCTTAAGGCTCTGACTATAGCAAACATCGATTGGAGTAAAGTAATAGTATTTCATTTGGACGAATATTTCGGCATATCGGATTCACATCCCGCCAGTTTTCGTAAATATTTAAAGGATAGGATTCTGGAAATAGTGAACCCTTCGGAGTCGTATTTTCTGAACGGTGATGCAGATGATATTGAACATGAAATTAACGCATATACTGCTCGGTTGGAAGCGCATGATATAGATGTGGCCTGCATCGGAATAGGAGAGAACGGGCATATCGCCTTCAACGACCCTCCAGTGGCGGATTTTAACGATACAAAATTGGTAAAGTTGGTAGAATTGGACGAGCAATGTAGGAATCAACAATTTGGCGAAGGGTGGTTCCCTACCATAGAAGCTGTTCCTAAGATGGCCTTGACACTTACTATACCGGCCATAATGAGAAGTAAGACAATAAGCTGTGTAGTACCTGACGAAAGAAAATCGGAGGCAGTTTATAACGCATTGTACGCGGATATTTCTACAGAATGTCCAGCAAGCATCTTGAGAACACACAGGGATGTAAAATTGTTCCTGGATGCGCAATCGGCATCTCGATTAAAAAAAAAATAA
- a CDS encoding alpha/beta fold hydrolase, which yields MLRTTLTRITPLLLVVALFSLFSCSSDDAIDNLSETFFVRHENADMPAYVHGNATEKTFLIVLNGGPGGFGLTYRTETFIETIEEKYAVVYFDQRGSGVSQGKYLEKEVTVDLMAEDVLALAKVIKEKYGDDSKLVLMGHSWGGTLGTATLLKGQEEFIGWIDVDGAHDPKGMYLEYITNHAKIANEQIVLDNSVDYWETVLQLVDNVSPTYNEDNFFDLNREAFTAEEQLAEDDIINEENWEDEIGVNYNVFMALWNSGQILKILTNNGLWEDISYTDRLSEITVPSLIITGKHDLIVPTKFAQEAFDNIGSEDKELLIFERSGHNPMASEKELFAAEILEFIGKIK from the coding sequence ATGCTAAGAACTACTCTAACCCGTATAACACCACTTCTTCTAGTAGTTGCATTATTTAGTCTTTTCTCTTGTTCTTCTGATGATGCGATAGATAATTTAAGTGAAACCTTTTTTGTGCGTCATGAAAATGCGGATATGCCCGCTTATGTTCATGGGAACGCTACAGAAAAAACATTCCTGATTGTATTGAATGGAGGTCCGGGAGGTTTTGGTTTAACCTACAGGACAGAAACATTCATAGAAACAATTGAAGAAAAGTATGCCGTAGTGTATTTTGACCAACGCGGTTCTGGTGTTTCCCAAGGCAAGTATTTAGAAAAGGAAGTGACTGTAGACCTAATGGCCGAGGATGTTTTAGCTTTGGCAAAGGTGATAAAAGAAAAATATGGAGACGATTCTAAATTAGTTTTAATGGGCCATAGCTGGGGAGGCACCTTAGGTACCGCTACCCTATTGAAAGGTCAAGAGGAGTTCATTGGTTGGATCGATGTAGATGGGGCTCACGACCCTAAAGGAATGTATTTGGAATATATTACCAACCACGCAAAAATAGCAAACGAACAAATAGTTTTAGATAATAGTGTTGACTATTGGGAAACGGTGTTGCAGTTAGTTGATAACGTTTCGCCTACTTATAACGAAGATAATTTTTTTGATTTAAATCGTGAAGCCTTTACAGCAGAAGAACAACTGGCTGAAGATGATATAATTAATGAGGAAAATTGGGAAGATGAAATTGGCGTTAACTACAACGTATTCATGGCCCTATGGAACTCTGGTCAAATTCTAAAAATATTGACAAACAACGGACTTTGGGAGGATATATCTTATACCGATAGACTTTCTGAAATTACCGTTCCATCTTTAATTATTACCGGAAAACATGACTTAATAGTTCCTACTAAATTTGCTCAAGAAGCGTTTGACAATATTGGGTCAGAAGACAAAGAGTTGCTAATTTTTGAACGATCAGGACATAATCCTATGGCTAGTGAAAAGGAACTGTTCGCAGCGGAAATCCTAGAGTTTATTGGTAAAATAAAGTAG
- a CDS encoding DUF1330 domain-containing protein, translating to MATYVIAMMTIHDFETYRKYTDRTPKTVEKYGGKFLTRGEAVSTVEGTPYNDRMVILEFPNRKSVDDWFADPEYQEAVKYRHASSTMNMLLVQDGGENTLNPDPKI from the coding sequence ATGGCTACCTATGTAATTGCAATGATGACTATTCATGATTTTGAAACCTATCGAAAATATACCGATAGAACCCCTAAAACAGTGGAGAAATACGGAGGTAAATTCCTAACGCGTGGAGAAGCGGTTTCTACGGTAGAAGGAACACCGTACAATGATAGAATGGTAATTTTAGAGTTTCCTAATAGAAAGAGCGTAGATGATTGGTTTGCGGACCCTGAATACCAAGAGGCCGTAAAATACCGTCATGCTTCTTCTACAATGAATATGCTTTTAGTACAGGATGGTGGAGAAAACACTTTAAATCCCGACCCAAAAATTTAG
- a CDS encoding Gfo/Idh/MocA family protein: MENKRRDFIKKAALGASSLSIGGVLPGFSAKSYGNIIGSNERLKAACMGVNSRGLAVGTNFAVQSNCDVIYSCDVDQRASAKFIGAIDKIQNKKPKHVTDFRKALDDKDVDILVVTAPDHWHAPAAIMACKAGKHVYLEKPASHNPKEGELAVAASIKYDKVVQMGNQRRSWPNVVAGIKEVKDGSIGRPYFAKTWYTNNRPSIGKGKLTEVPSWLDYELWQGPAPREAFRDNLIHYNWHWFWNWGTGEALNNGTHFVDLARWGLGVEFPTKVSSSGGRYRYDDDWETPDTQIINLEFDNNTLMTWEGRSCNGRSVEGSTVGVIFYGETGSLVIESGNSYKVYDLDNNLVKAVDDNRKISADSLSNPSQLLDIIHIQNLFDAIRKGTPLNSDIEGGHQSTLLVQLGNIALRSGQNLRIDPKNGHILDSKEAMKYWSRDYAPGWEKFLQ; the protein is encoded by the coding sequence ATGGAAAACAAGCGGAGGGATTTTATAAAGAAGGCGGCTTTGGGCGCTTCATCCTTATCAATCGGAGGGGTGTTGCCGGGGTTTAGCGCTAAAAGTTACGGTAATATAATTGGATCTAACGAACGACTAAAAGCTGCCTGTATGGGAGTGAACAGTAGAGGACTCGCCGTAGGCACCAACTTTGCCGTGCAATCAAATTGCGATGTAATCTATTCTTGTGACGTAGACCAGAGAGCATCTGCAAAGTTTATTGGGGCCATAGATAAAATACAGAATAAAAAACCGAAACATGTAACAGATTTTAGGAAGGCATTGGATGATAAGGATGTAGATATTCTGGTTGTTACCGCACCTGACCATTGGCACGCCCCTGCGGCTATAATGGCCTGTAAAGCAGGTAAACATGTTTATCTAGAGAAACCGGCAAGCCACAACCCTAAGGAAGGGGAACTTGCGGTGGCCGCTTCCATTAAATATGATAAGGTTGTGCAAATGGGAAACCAGAGGCGTTCATGGCCCAATGTTGTAGCGGGTATAAAGGAGGTCAAAGATGGTAGTATAGGGCGTCCTTATTTTGCCAAAACGTGGTATACCAATAATCGTCCTTCAATTGGAAAAGGAAAATTGACAGAGGTACCGTCTTGGTTGGATTATGAACTATGGCAAGGGCCGGCGCCCAGAGAGGCATTCAGGGATAATTTAATTCATTACAATTGGCATTGGTTCTGGAACTGGGGCACTGGTGAGGCTCTTAACAACGGGACGCACTTTGTGGATTTGGCCAGATGGGGCCTAGGTGTCGAATTCCCTACCAAGGTTAGTTCCAGTGGTGGTCGGTATCGGTATGATGACGATTGGGAAACACCCGATACACAAATCATCAATCTGGAATTCGATAACAATACCTTGATGACATGGGAGGGTCGCAGTTGTAATGGTCGTTCCGTGGAAGGAAGCACCGTTGGCGTAATATTTTACGGGGAAACAGGGTCTTTGGTCATAGAATCCGGCAATTCGTACAAAGTCTATGATTTGGATAACAATTTGGTCAAAGCGGTGGACGACAATCGGAAAATCAGTGCGGACAGCCTTTCGAACCCTTCTCAACTTTTAGACATTATACATATTCAGAACCTTTTTGATGCCATACGAAAAGGGACACCACTTAACTCGGATATTGAAGGTGGCCATCAAAGTACGCTACTTGTTCAACTAGGCAACATAGCACTGCGTTCCGGACAAAATTTAAGAATCGATCCTAAAAATGGACATATACTGGACAGTAAGGAAGCAATGAAATATTGGAGCAGGGATTATGCTCCAGGATGGGAAAAATTTTTACAATAA
- a CDS encoding Nramp family divalent metal transporter encodes MASNKIIKKILLALSVVGPGLFLIGYNIGTGSVTTMAKTGAEHGMGLFWALVLSCIFTYILMVAYGKVTLVSGHTALFNFKKEFRWGWLLSLYIIIALIIGELLALMGVMGIVADLIQEGIKLAFNGLELNTFYIILFFVMILYLFLWFGKYQMFEKILTVLVIIMGLSFLVVFIMVKPSMGALIEGMVPSMPGTPSEYMLIAAIAGTTCSAAVFIMRSTVVAEKGWGIKDIKNEKRDAFVSAAMMLFLSGVIMAVGAGTLHVMGLKLDNTVDMIQLFEPIGGKLSAFLLIIGIAGAGLSTVFPIVLIAPWLIADYTGKPRDIHSKQSRVLIVIALLFTFGTVFMDEKPPILMVFSQAFQAFILPAVAIPIYILINKKTLMHGHKAGLKMNIGIIAVILFSLITSWFAMMEFIY; translated from the coding sequence ATGGCAAGCAATAAGATAATTAAGAAAATACTTCTAGCGTTAAGTGTTGTTGGCCCAGGTCTATTTTTAATAGGTTACAATATTGGCACGGGGAGTGTCACTACTATGGCCAAAACAGGAGCAGAACATGGTATGGGTTTATTTTGGGCTCTCGTACTCTCCTGTATATTCACCTATATACTTATGGTCGCTTATGGAAAGGTGACCTTGGTTTCGGGTCATACGGCTCTTTTTAATTTTAAAAAAGAATTTCGTTGGGGCTGGTTGCTTTCCTTGTATATCATTATTGCCTTGATAATAGGAGAATTACTAGCTCTTATGGGGGTCATGGGCATAGTTGCCGATCTTATACAAGAAGGAATCAAGTTAGCCTTTAACGGTCTGGAGTTGAACACATTTTATATCATACTTTTTTTCGTGATGATTCTCTATCTGTTCCTTTGGTTCGGGAAATACCAGATGTTCGAAAAAATACTTACGGTTCTCGTAATCATTATGGGGCTATCCTTTCTTGTGGTGTTCATTATGGTCAAACCTAGTATGGGCGCTTTGATCGAGGGTATGGTTCCCTCCATGCCTGGCACTCCCAGTGAATATATGTTAATAGCGGCTATTGCGGGAACTACCTGTTCGGCAGCAGTTTTTATTATGAGGAGCACGGTAGTGGCAGAGAAAGGTTGGGGGATAAAGGATATAAAAAATGAAAAAAGAGATGCTTTTGTTTCTGCGGCTATGATGCTGTTTCTAAGTGGTGTAATTATGGCGGTAGGGGCAGGAACCCTTCATGTAATGGGTCTCAAACTGGATAACACGGTAGATATGATACAGTTGTTCGAACCGATTGGGGGAAAACTATCGGCTTTTCTTTTGATTATAGGAATTGCCGGGGCGGGACTCTCCACGGTGTTTCCAATTGTACTGATAGCTCCATGGCTAATTGCAGATTACACGGGGAAGCCAAGAGACATACACTCTAAGCAGTCCAGGGTTCTTATCGTCATAGCATTGTTATTTACTTTCGGGACTGTATTTATGGACGAAAAGCCACCTATTCTAATGGTTTTTTCTCAAGCTTTCCAAGCTTTTATTCTCCCGGCCGTAGCAATTCCCATTTATATTTTAATCAATAAGAAAACTTTGATGCACGGGCACAAGGCAGGTCTTAAAATGAATATAGGCATTATAGCGGTCATATTATTTTCTTTGATAACATCGTGGTTCGCCATGATGGAATTTATATACTAA
- a CDS encoding DUF2130 domain-containing protein translates to MKEDTQIKCPNCGTSIDVQDILAHQLEEEIKQKYQSQIAVEKKRYEFEQEKLKREKAEFQEKKKQENELFQERLENQLKEGKKEIESKLKLKLKEEQSEQFDALQKELNEKSEQIKELNRTKAEIEKLKREKSELKEIAEAESQKKLNEILIAEKEKIKKSEEDKNELRFKEMQKQLEDQKKLTEEMKRKQEQGSMQLQGEVQELAIEEWLAAQFPLDSIEEIKKGARGGDCIQVVNTRAAQNCGSIYYESKRTKDFQPTWIEKFKADIRDRGATIGVLVTEVMPSGMDRMGLRDGIWICNYDEFKGLCAVLRETIVKLDTAISSQENKGDKMDMLYTFLTGNTFRMQVEAIVEGFTQMKTDLESEKRSMQRIWKQREKQIEKVVTNTIDMYGSIKGIAGNAIQSVKALELPGGDEDELF, encoded by the coding sequence ATGAAAGAAGATACTCAAATAAAATGTCCAAACTGCGGCACATCAATAGATGTACAAGATATTTTGGCGCATCAACTTGAAGAAGAAATCAAACAAAAATATCAGTCTCAAATTGCCGTAGAAAAGAAACGTTACGAATTTGAGCAAGAGAAACTGAAGCGTGAAAAAGCAGAGTTTCAAGAGAAGAAAAAGCAAGAAAACGAGCTTTTTCAAGAGCGTTTAGAAAATCAATTAAAAGAGGGCAAGAAAGAAATAGAGTCCAAGCTTAAGCTCAAATTAAAAGAAGAACAGTCTGAACAGTTTGATGCTTTACAAAAGGAACTGAACGAGAAATCTGAGCAAATTAAAGAGCTCAATAGAACCAAGGCCGAAATTGAAAAGCTAAAACGCGAAAAATCCGAGCTTAAAGAGATTGCAGAAGCAGAATCTCAAAAGAAATTGAACGAGATTCTTATTGCAGAGAAAGAGAAGATCAAGAAATCCGAGGAAGATAAAAACGAATTGCGTTTTAAAGAAATGCAAAAGCAATTAGAAGACCAAAAGAAGCTTACCGAGGAAATGAAACGTAAGCAAGAGCAGGGTTCTATGCAATTGCAAGGCGAAGTTCAAGAACTGGCCATTGAGGAATGGTTGGCGGCTCAATTTCCGTTAGACTCAATAGAAGAAATTAAGAAAGGCGCTAGAGGCGGAGATTGTATTCAGGTTGTGAATACCCGTGCCGCACAAAATTGCGGGTCCATTTATTACGAAAGTAAACGTACCAAAGATTTTCAGCCTACTTGGATAGAAAAGTTCAAAGCGGATATTAGGGATAGAGGCGCTACTATTGGCGTTTTGGTTACCGAGGTTATGCCCTCCGGTATGGATAGAATGGGTCTGAGAGATGGTATTTGGATATGTAATTATGACGAATTCAAAGGCCTTTGCGCCGTTTTAAGGGAAACCATTGTTAAACTGGATACGGCCATTAGTTCCCAAGAAAACAAAGGAGATAAAATGGATATGCTGTACACCTTTCTAACAGGTAATACCTTTAGAATGCAGGTAGAAGCCATAGTAGAAGGCTTCACCCAGATGAAAACCGATTTAGAGAGCGAGAAACGCTCCATGCAGCGTATTTGGAAGCAGCGTGAAAAGCAAATCGAGAAAGTGGTTACGAATACCATAGATATGTACGGCTCTATAAAAGGGATTGCCGGAAACGCCATACAATCGGTTAAAGCATTGGAATTACCGGGTGGCGATGAGGATGAGTTGTTTTAA
- a CDS encoding EamA family transporter — protein MWMYLGLLAALFLGFHNLLKKHAVQGNEVFPVLLGTISSGFLLLLPFYVSSAWYPEYMKSLNFYVTNIPWQTHGYIAIKSAIMAASWLLAYQALKHLPITIVTPIRSAGPFFTFIGAITIYQEKPNGLQWVGFFLIIFSVLLYSRIGKKEGIHFKSNKWIFAIIGATFLGASSGLYDKFLIQSLTLNPQTLQFWFCFYTVLILLVILSITWFPNAEKRKAFKWRWSIPLVGILLQIADYFYFKALQDPDALIMLLSAIKRSQILIAVVVGGLIFKEQNKRKKLVPLAGIMIGVFLILYS, from the coding sequence ATGTGGATGTATCTTGGGCTTCTGGCCGCTTTATTCTTAGGGTTTCATAACCTGCTTAAAAAACATGCCGTTCAGGGCAATGAAGTCTTTCCGGTGCTTTTGGGCACCATTTCTTCGGGCTTTTTGCTGTTACTGCCTTTTTATGTAAGCTCCGCTTGGTATCCGGAGTATATGAAAAGTCTAAACTTCTACGTTACGAATATCCCGTGGCAAACGCATGGGTACATTGCTATAAAGTCCGCCATCATGGCGGCTTCCTGGTTGTTGGCGTATCAGGCGTTAAAACATTTGCCCATTACCATAGTTACGCCCATACGGTCCGCAGGTCCGTTTTTTACATTTATAGGTGCCATTACCATATACCAAGAAAAGCCCAACGGGCTGCAATGGGTGGGGTTCTTTCTGATTATATTTTCGGTATTGCTCTATTCTAGAATCGGTAAAAAGGAAGGCATCCATTTTAAAAGCAACAAATGGATATTCGCCATTATTGGCGCTACCTTTTTAGGGGCTTCCAGCGGATTGTACGATAAATTCCTCATTCAGAGTCTTACCTTGAACCCACAGACCCTACAATTCTGGTTTTGCTTCTACACCGTCCTTATTCTACTCGTCATTTTGAGCATCACCTGGTTTCCGAACGCGGAAAAGCGAAAAGCCTTTAAGTGGCGGTGGTCCATTCCACTTGTCGGCATCCTTTTGCAAATAGCGGATTACTTTTACTTTAAAGCCCTGCAAGACCCAGATGCATTGATCATGTTGCTTTCCGCCATTAAACGCAGCCAGATACTCATTGCCGTAGTAGTAGGCGGACTCATCTTTAAAGAACAGAATAAACGCAAGAAACTAGTGCCGCTAGCGGGTATTATGATCGGGGTGTTTTTGATTTTGTATTCTTAG
- a CDS encoding DNA cytosine methyltransferase — translation MEIKEKITIEDVNGSSFRIRLVESESPKKSAFTHYLHNSKNGVSQFYKDDAIEFVKDILVLKNPKVEVTSKAAEEALQYYLFNFKNDVPFPEPKKPKFKFIDLFAGIGGFRLALQNLGGKCVFTSEWDKYSKLTYEANFGEVPFGDITKKETKSYIPDDFDVLCAGFPCQAFSIAGKRGGFEDTRGTLFYDVAEIIKEKRPKAIFLENVKGLRSHDKGRTLATILNVLRNELNYYVPEPEVVNAKNHGVPQNRERIFIVGFRKDLGIEEFKYPKATDKTKVIEDILEPDEVSVKYYLSETYIDTLRAHRARHESKGNGFGYEIIPNDGTANAVVCGGMGRERNLILDDKLTNFTPVTHIKGEVNREGIRKMVPREWARLQGFPEQFKIVVSDAQAYKQFGNSVAVPAIQATAKQILKTLNHERK, via the coding sequence ATGGAAATTAAAGAAAAAATCACAATTGAAGATGTTAACGGGAGTAGCTTTAGGATAAGGCTTGTGGAATCTGAGAGCCCCAAAAAATCGGCGTTCACACACTATTTACATAATTCAAAAAATGGTGTTTCCCAGTTTTATAAAGATGATGCTATAGAATTTGTAAAAGATATTCTAGTACTTAAAAACCCTAAGGTAGAAGTTACTAGCAAAGCTGCTGAAGAAGCATTACAATATTATCTTTTTAATTTTAAAAATGATGTCCCGTTTCCTGAGCCTAAAAAACCAAAATTTAAGTTTATTGACTTATTCGCTGGTATTGGAGGTTTTAGATTAGCTCTTCAAAATTTAGGAGGGAAATGTGTTTTTACAAGTGAATGGGATAAGTACTCCAAGCTTACCTATGAGGCTAACTTTGGCGAGGTTCCTTTTGGAGATATTACAAAAAAAGAAACCAAAAGTTACATACCTGATGATTTTGATGTGCTATGTGCTGGATTTCCATGTCAAGCTTTTTCTATTGCGGGTAAAAGAGGTGGTTTTGAAGATACAAGAGGAACGCTATTTTATGATGTTGCAGAAATCATTAAAGAGAAAAGACCCAAAGCTATTTTTCTTGAAAATGTAAAAGGTCTTAGAAGTCATGATAAAGGCAGAACATTGGCTACCATCTTAAATGTTCTTAGAAATGAACTAAACTATTATGTGCCTGAGCCAGAGGTTGTAAATGCAAAGAATCATGGAGTTCCTCAAAATAGAGAGCGAATTTTCATTGTTGGTTTTAGAAAGGATTTAGGTATTGAAGAGTTTAAATACCCAAAGGCCACAGATAAAACCAAAGTGATAGAAGATATACTTGAGCCGGACGAAGTTTCTGTAAAATACTATTTATCAGAAACATATATTGACACACTACGTGCTCACAGAGCTAGGCATGAGAGTAAAGGAAATGGATTTGGATATGAAATTATTCCAAATGACGGAACGGCCAATGCTGTAGTTTGCGGAGGTATGGGTAGAGAAAGAAATCTCATTCTGGATGACAAATTAACTAATTTTACTCCAGTAACTCATATTAAAGGTGAAGTTAATAGGGAAGGCATAAGAAAGATGGTGCCACGTGAGTGGGCAAGACTACAAGGATTTCCTGAGCAATTTAAAATAGTTGTTTCAGATGCACAAGCTTACAAACAGTTCGGTAATTCTGTTGCGGTACCAGCAATTCAAGCAACTGCGAAACAAATTCTTAAAACCTTAAATCATGAAAGGAAATAA